One stretch of Zerene cesonia ecotype Mississippi chromosome 20, Zerene_cesonia_1.1, whole genome shotgun sequence DNA includes these proteins:
- the LOC119834936 gene encoding kinase D-interacting substrate of 220 kDa B-like isoform X2 translates to MKKGDPQCSLKKSGSRSARLLTDSISSSDEPETERLLGSHLPSVVAGAGARRESLTAPPSPTDFRKKRDTTRQHNYMNHLHHLIHWRDKWSGEPQRAHESLHRSESMVSLACFKTLSQLINNDGNELQNFLSANKNINVDDRDENGTTALMCASEKGRIEAVRLLIGAGADACAADTDGWTPLAFAARAGHLSVIRELLDAGAVVDSRDCGNWTPLMWAAYKGHEEIVGLLLEKGAEVHAHGNYNINSLVWAAGRHHSGVVQRLLAGGARPNSCDKYGTSALTWAARAGDAAACSALLRAGADPNTAGMYCWTPLLQAAQGNHFEIVQMLLEHKPNVNALDKDGCTALAIACKEGFYDIALALINSGAYINVQDHSKDTPLIQAVKGGYKNIVEALLKKHVDVDLPGKEKKTPVYTAVEKGHVAILKLLLASNPDLEHCTITGDTPLLRAVRSRNAEMVALLLERKARVNVADNRGDTALHVAMRARSKHIVEILLRNPKNSQLLYKPNKQNETPYNIDMSYNKTILGQIFGARKLNTNEDNENMLGYELYSAALADMLSEPSLSVPITVGLYARWGSGKSFLLNKLKEEMKNFARQWSETGWSWSWAVWWGAWHGALALGALAAALGAPPYVALALCFALFAAMYLALYVLWYCGHRYEWWWTAGVLSSMGKRFSSLLLVLQVVFCHPPGPNDPRALPATPIRFHFTEGMKSGGGQESEATLVQMLASLAEALESQYGRVCTRLARAFRPKPVSSTSGWRWRRACCIPHIITFEISFTCILLGLCILVIYLTDTDADASRREVQQWAMVAACAVGGALALANACTAGRALAALAVPPRARLARRARRAAPHHAHVLALRPEVQALTHTVSCLDAFTGQQTRLVVVVDALDSCEQEKVLALLNAVHALCSDPKSPFILLLAIDPHIISKVAWMEAVEINSRRALSESNIGGWDYLRNMVQLPFYLQNSALRRVKSAQQSAAKRMQTIAADDFSTSLQRSVSARRLSSTSELMSSQERIKTQATKDSVRRLRPSESIASSVASGLHRAPVAPAGAADLGRVLLTDDYFSDVNPRSMRRLMNVLYVTGRLLKAFQIEFNWYQLASWVNLTEQWPFRTSWIIYHHETYEEHIDDSTSLKHLYDKVKPLMSGLREAGTLMELDRDERKLEVFLSFHRATLTAADLKIFLPFTINLDPYIKKVIKEEHLQSGIEEDLGAGGAAPYHPASHSRHPHSKLLQRKQKVQPVAPTLHQPAQQWATWVQTSGNALSPTQAPPTQYQQNQMPVVAANPLVLLKTAFPGMGEVSSVRLSTLTVERVCRLVRDALGAGGMAAATALHSHRVCGLVLAVCRLQDLKPILDLPFGDWELFKMLVMNLRELESTLPTTTPAVTVIPDKLGDAETDSVKPRPVLEHQRSRQTNVEKQVTLEEQMICGALQTLNEEAMEDVLHSEPSHPGEPHLRPIRELAARATPAPSRTSSPSTSASRSPSPSPSPSRPAASPARTPRNSSEEELRRDVIVNMTDDVFL, encoded by the exons ATGAAGAAAGGAGACCCTCAATGCAGTTTGAAAAAGAGCGGCTCGAGGTCAGCACGTCTGCTCACTGACAGCATATCGTCCTCCGATGAACCCGAAACCGAAAGGTTGTTGGGCTCGCACTTGCCCTCGGTGGTGGCTGGAGCTGGTGCAAGACGCGAGTCTCTCACTGCACCACCTTCTCCCACCGATTTTCGAAAGAAGCGCGACACCACCCGCCAACATAATTACATGAACCACCTTCATCATCTTATTCATTGGAGAGATAAATGGAGTGGTGAACCTCAAAGAGCACACGAG AGCCTCCATCGCAGCGAGTCGATGGTGTCACTTGCGTGCTTCAAAACGCTCTCCCAGCTGATCAATAACGATGGCAACGAACTGCAGAACTTCCTCTCGgccaacaaaaacattaatgtCGACGACAGAGATGAG AACGGCACAACAGCGCTCATGTGCGCGAGCGAGAAGGGGCGCATCGAGGCGGTGCGCTTGCTCATCGGCGCGGGTGCGGACGCGTGCGCGGCGGACACGGACGGCTGGACACCGCTCGCCTTCGCCGCACGCGCTGGCCATTTATCTGTTATAAGGGAACTTTTGGATGCTGGCGCTGTGGTGGATTCGAGGGATTGT ggAAACTGGACACCTCTTATGTGGGCTGCATACAAGGGTCATGAAGAAATAGTTGGTTTGCTGTTGGAGAAAGGTGCTGAAGTGCATGCACATGGGAACTATAATATCAA TTCGCTAGTATGGGCGGCGGGGCGGCACCACAGCGGCGTGGTGCAGCGGCTGctggcgggcggcgcgcggcccAACTCGTGCGACAAGTACGGCACGTCCGCGCTCACgtgggcggcgcgcgcgggcgACGCGGCCGCGTGCTCCGCGCTGCTGCGCGCCGGCGCCGACCCCAACACCGCCGGCATGTACTGCTGGACGCCGCTGCTGCAGGCCGCACAAG GCAACCACTTCGAAATCGTCCAAATGCTTCTGGAACACAAGCCGAATGTGAACGCTTTAGACAAAGATGGCTGCACCGCTCTGGCTATAGCTTGCAAGGAGGGGTTCTATGATATCGCATTAGCGCTTATTAATTCCGGTGCTTATATTAATGTCCAG GATCACTCAAAGGACACACCACTTATACAGGCTGTGAAGGGCGGATACAAGAACATTGTGGAGGctctgttaaaaaaacacgTAGATGTAGACCTGCCAGGGAAGGAGAAGAAAACCCCAGTGTACACCGCAGTGGAAAAGGGCCATGTGGCCATATTGAAATTACTCTTAGCATCAAATCCGGATCTAGAACATTGTACTATA ACCGGCGACACGCCGCTGCTCCGCGCGGTGCGGTCGCGCAACGCGGAGATGGTGGCTCTCCTGCTGGAGCGCAAAGCGCGAGTCAACGTCGCCGACAACCGTGGGGACACCGCCTTGCACGTAGCCATGCGGGCGCGCTCTAAg CACATAGTTGAGATACTGTTAAGGAACCCAAAGAAtagtcaattattatataagccAAACAAACAGAACGAAACACCGTATAATATAGACATGAGTTACAACAAGACAATACTAGGGCAGATATTTGGGGCACGCAAACTGAACACGAATGAAGACAACGAGAACATGTTGGGATATGAGTTGTATAGTGCGGCGTTGGCGGACATGTTGTCCGAGCCCAGTCTGTCTGTGCCCATTACAGTGGGATTGTATGCGCGATGGGGATCCGGGAAGTCGTTTTTGCTCAATAAACTAAAAG AGGAGATGAAGAACTTCGCGCGGCAGTGGAGCGAGACGGGCTGGTCGTGGTCGTGGGCGGTGTGGTGGGGCGCGTGGCACGGCGCGCTGGCGCTGGGCGCGCTCGCCGCCGCGCTGGGCGCGCCGCCCTACGTGGCGCTCGCGCTCTGCTTCGCGCTCTTCGCCGCCATGTACCTGGCGCTCTACGTGCTGTGGTACTGCGGCCACAG GTACGAGTGGTGGTGGACTGCCGGCGTGCTGTCCTCGATGGGAAAGCGCTTCAGCTCGCTATTGCTAGTGTTACAAGTTGTATTCTGCCATCCGCCCGGACCCAACGATCCAAGAGCCCTTCCTGCTACTCCAATTAG ATTCCACTTCACGGAAGGCATGAAGAGCGGCGGGGGGCAAGAGAGCGAGGCCACCCTGGTGCAGATGCTAGCGAGCCTGGCGGAGGCGCTGGAGAGCCAGTACGGGCGCGTGTGCACGCGGCTCGCGCGCGCCTTCCGCCCCAAACCCGTGTCCTCCACTTCGGGGTGGAG ATGGCGACGGGCGTGCTGCATTCCACACATAATAACGTTTGAAATTAGCTTTACGTGCATTTTATTGGGGCTGTGTATTCTTGTGATATACCTCACCGACACGGATGCAGATGCAtc GAGGCGCGAGGTGCAGCAGTGGGCGATGGTGGCGGCGTGCGCGGTGGGCGGCGCGCTGGCGCTGGCCAACGCGTGCACGGCGGGGCGCGCGCTGGCCGCGCTGGCCGtgccgccgcgcgcgcgcctcgcccgccgcgcccgccgcgccgcgccgcacCACGCGCACGTGCTCGCGCTGCGCCCCGAGGTGCAGGCGCTCACGCACACG GTGTCATGTCTGGACGCATTCACCGGCCAGCAGACCCGTTTAGTGGTGGTAGTGGACGCCCTGGACAGCTGCGAGCAGGAGAAAGTGCTAGCTCTCCTAAACGCCGTGCATGCTCTTTGTTCGGACCCCAAGAGCCCTTTCATACTACTGCTGGCCATCGACCCGCATATTATAAGCAAG GTTGCTTGGATGGAG GCAGTAGAAATAAACAGCCGTCGCGCGCTCTCCGAGAGCAACATCGGCGGGTGGGACTACCTCCGCAACATGGTGCAGCTGCCGTTCTACCTCCAGAACTCCGCCCTGCGCAGGGTCAAGAGCGCTCAGCAGTCCGCCGCTAAAAGGATGCAGACTATCGCGGCTGACGACTTCTCTACGTCACTGCAGCGTTCC GTATCAGCGCGCCGCCTCTCATCGACGTCCGAGCTGATGTCGAGCCAGGAGCGCATCAAGACGCAAGCGACCAAGGACAGCGTGCGGCGGCTGCGGCCCTCCGAGTCGATCGCGTCGTCAGTCGCGTCCGGGCTGCACCGCGCGCCGGTCGCGCCGGCGGGTGCGGCGGACCTGGGCCGCGTGCTGCTCACCGATGATTACTTCAGCGACGTCAATCCGAGGAGCATGCGCCGGTTGATGAACGTTCTGTATGTTaccg ggcgcttattaaaagcatttcaaattgaattcaACTGGTACCAGTTAGCTTCGTGGGTGAATCTCACTGAGCAGTGGCCGTTCCGCACTTCGTGGATCATCTATCACCATGAGACATATGAAGAACATATAGATGACTCGACCTCTCTTAAACATCTTTATGATAA AGTTAAACCGCTAATGAGTGGGCTCCGTGAGGCCGGAACGCTGATGGAACTGGACCGAGACGAACGCAAGTTAGAGGTGTTCCTGAGCTTCCACCGCGCCACGCTCACCGCCGCAGACCTTAAGATATTCCTGCCCTTTACTATCAACCTGGACCCTTATATCAAGAAGGTTATTAAAG AGGAACACTTACAATCGGGCATAGAAGAAGATTTAGGTGCAGGTGGGGCCGCGCCCTACCACCCAGCGTCGCATAGCAGGCATCCACATTCCAAGCTTTTACAAAGGAAACAG AAAGTCCAGCCAGTGGCCCCAACGCTCCATCAACCAGCCCAGCAGTGGGCGACGTGGGTTCAAACCAGTGGAAACGCCTTGTCGCCCACGCAGGCCCCGCCCACACAATACCAGCAAAACCAGATGCCTGTTGTTGCTGCGAACCCGTTAGTCTTGCTCAAAACAGCTTTTCCGGGAATG GGCGAGGTGTCGAGCGTGCGGCTGTCGACGCTGACGGTGGAGCGCGTGTGCCGGCTGGTGCGCGACGCGCTGGGCGCGGGCGGCATGGCGGCGGCCACCGCGCTGCACTCGCACCGCGTGTGCGGCCTCGTGCTCGCCGTGTGCCGCCTGCAGGACCTCAAGCCG ATTCTAGATTTGCCGTTTGGCGATTGGGAACTGTTCAAAATGTTAGTAATGAATCTACGTGAACTGGAATCCACGCTGCCGACAACCACTCCAGCTGTAACAG tcatACCAGATAAGTTAGGCGATGCAGAAACAGACTCAGTGAAACCTAGACCAGTACTCGAACATCAAAGAAGCAGACAAACCAATGTGGAAAAAcag GTGACGCTCGAAGAGCAGATGATATGCGGCGCGCTGCAGACGCTGAACGAGGAGGCCATGGAGGACGTGCTGCACTCGGAGCCGTCGCACCCAGGTGAGCCGCACCTGCGCCCCATCCGCGAGCTGGCCGCGCGCGCCACCCCCGCTCCCTCGCGCACTTCCTCGCCCTCCACCTCCGCCTCGCGCTCCCCATCTCCCTCCCCCTCCCCCAGCCGCCCGGCCGCTTCCCCCGCGCGCACCCCGCGCAACTCCTCCGAGGAGGAGCTGCGCCGTGACGTCATCGTCAACATGACCGACGACGTGTTCCTCTGA
- the LOC119834936 gene encoding kinase D-interacting substrate of 220 kDa B-like isoform X1: MKKGDPQCSLKKSGSRSARLLTDSISSSDEPETERLLGSHLPSVVAGAGARRESLTAPPSPTDFRKKRDTTRQHNYMNHLHHLIHWRDKWSGEPQRAHESLHRSESMVSLACFKTLSQLINNDGNELQNFLSANKNINVDDRDENGTTALMCASEKGRIEAVRLLIGAGADACAADTDGWTPLAFAARAGHLSVIRELLDAGAVVDSRDCGNWTPLMWAAYKGHEEIVGLLLEKGAEVHAHGNYNINSLVWAAGRHHSGVVQRLLAGGARPNSCDKYGTSALTWAARAGDAAACSALLRAGADPNTAGMYCWTPLLQAAQGNHFEIVQMLLEHKPNVNALDKDGCTALAIACKEGFYDIALALINSGAYINVQDHSKDTPLIQAVKGGYKNIVEALLKKHVDVDLPGKEKKTPVYTAVEKGHVAILKLLLASNPDLEHCTITGDTPLLRAVRSRNAEMVALLLERKARVNVADNRGDTALHVAMRARSKHIVEILLRNPKNSQLLYKPNKQNETPYNIDMSYNKTILGQIFGARKLNTNEDNENMLGYELYSAALADMLSEPSLSVPITVGLYARWGSGKSFLLNKLKEEMKNFARQWSETGWSWSWAVWWGAWHGALALGALAAALGAPPYVALALCFALFAAMYLALYVLWYCGHRYEWWWTAGVLSSMGKRFSSLLLVLQVVFCHPPGPNDPRALPATPIRFHFTEGMKSGGGQESEATLVQMLASLAEALESQYGRVCTRLARAFRPKPVSSTSGWRWRRACCIPHIITFEISFTCILLGLCILVIYLTDTDADASRREVQQWAMVAACAVGGALALANACTAGRALAALAVPPRARLARRARRAAPHHAHVLALRPEVQALTHTVSCLDAFTGQQTRLVVVVDALDSCEQEKVLALLNAVHALCSDPKSPFILLLAIDPHIISKVAWMEAVEINSRRALSESNIGGWDYLRNMVQLPFYLQNSALRRVKSAQQSAAKRMQTIAADDFSTSLQRSVSARRLSSTSELMSSQERIKTQATKDSVRRLRPSESIASSVASGLHRAPVAPAGAADLGRVLLTDDYFSDVNPRSMRRLMNVLYVTGRLLKAFQIEFNWYQLASWVNLTEQWPFRTSWIIYHHETYEEHIDDSTSLKHLYDKVKPLMSGLREAGTLMELDRDERKLEVFLSFHRATLTAADLKIFLPFTINLDPYIKKVIKEEHLQSGIEEDLGAGGAAPYHPASHSRHPHSKLLQRKQKVQPVAPTLHQPAQQWATWVQTSGNALSPTQAPPTQYQQNQMPVVAANPLVLLKTAFPGMGEVSSVRLSTLTVERVCRLVRDALGAGGMAAATALHSHRVCGLVLAVCRLQDLKPILDLPFGDWELFKMLVMNLRELESTLPTTTPAVTVIPDKLGDAETDSVKPRPVLEHQRSRQTNVEKQPYAEYQVTLEEQMICGALQTLNEEAMEDVLHSEPSHPGEPHLRPIRELAARATPAPSRTSSPSTSASRSPSPSPSPSRPAASPARTPRNSSEEELRRDVIVNMTDDVFL, from the exons ATGAAGAAAGGAGACCCTCAATGCAGTTTGAAAAAGAGCGGCTCGAGGTCAGCACGTCTGCTCACTGACAGCATATCGTCCTCCGATGAACCCGAAACCGAAAGGTTGTTGGGCTCGCACTTGCCCTCGGTGGTGGCTGGAGCTGGTGCAAGACGCGAGTCTCTCACTGCACCACCTTCTCCCACCGATTTTCGAAAGAAGCGCGACACCACCCGCCAACATAATTACATGAACCACCTTCATCATCTTATTCATTGGAGAGATAAATGGAGTGGTGAACCTCAAAGAGCACACGAG AGCCTCCATCGCAGCGAGTCGATGGTGTCACTTGCGTGCTTCAAAACGCTCTCCCAGCTGATCAATAACGATGGCAACGAACTGCAGAACTTCCTCTCGgccaacaaaaacattaatgtCGACGACAGAGATGAG AACGGCACAACAGCGCTCATGTGCGCGAGCGAGAAGGGGCGCATCGAGGCGGTGCGCTTGCTCATCGGCGCGGGTGCGGACGCGTGCGCGGCGGACACGGACGGCTGGACACCGCTCGCCTTCGCCGCACGCGCTGGCCATTTATCTGTTATAAGGGAACTTTTGGATGCTGGCGCTGTGGTGGATTCGAGGGATTGT ggAAACTGGACACCTCTTATGTGGGCTGCATACAAGGGTCATGAAGAAATAGTTGGTTTGCTGTTGGAGAAAGGTGCTGAAGTGCATGCACATGGGAACTATAATATCAA TTCGCTAGTATGGGCGGCGGGGCGGCACCACAGCGGCGTGGTGCAGCGGCTGctggcgggcggcgcgcggcccAACTCGTGCGACAAGTACGGCACGTCCGCGCTCACgtgggcggcgcgcgcgggcgACGCGGCCGCGTGCTCCGCGCTGCTGCGCGCCGGCGCCGACCCCAACACCGCCGGCATGTACTGCTGGACGCCGCTGCTGCAGGCCGCACAAG GCAACCACTTCGAAATCGTCCAAATGCTTCTGGAACACAAGCCGAATGTGAACGCTTTAGACAAAGATGGCTGCACCGCTCTGGCTATAGCTTGCAAGGAGGGGTTCTATGATATCGCATTAGCGCTTATTAATTCCGGTGCTTATATTAATGTCCAG GATCACTCAAAGGACACACCACTTATACAGGCTGTGAAGGGCGGATACAAGAACATTGTGGAGGctctgttaaaaaaacacgTAGATGTAGACCTGCCAGGGAAGGAGAAGAAAACCCCAGTGTACACCGCAGTGGAAAAGGGCCATGTGGCCATATTGAAATTACTCTTAGCATCAAATCCGGATCTAGAACATTGTACTATA ACCGGCGACACGCCGCTGCTCCGCGCGGTGCGGTCGCGCAACGCGGAGATGGTGGCTCTCCTGCTGGAGCGCAAAGCGCGAGTCAACGTCGCCGACAACCGTGGGGACACCGCCTTGCACGTAGCCATGCGGGCGCGCTCTAAg CACATAGTTGAGATACTGTTAAGGAACCCAAAGAAtagtcaattattatataagccAAACAAACAGAACGAAACACCGTATAATATAGACATGAGTTACAACAAGACAATACTAGGGCAGATATTTGGGGCACGCAAACTGAACACGAATGAAGACAACGAGAACATGTTGGGATATGAGTTGTATAGTGCGGCGTTGGCGGACATGTTGTCCGAGCCCAGTCTGTCTGTGCCCATTACAGTGGGATTGTATGCGCGATGGGGATCCGGGAAGTCGTTTTTGCTCAATAAACTAAAAG AGGAGATGAAGAACTTCGCGCGGCAGTGGAGCGAGACGGGCTGGTCGTGGTCGTGGGCGGTGTGGTGGGGCGCGTGGCACGGCGCGCTGGCGCTGGGCGCGCTCGCCGCCGCGCTGGGCGCGCCGCCCTACGTGGCGCTCGCGCTCTGCTTCGCGCTCTTCGCCGCCATGTACCTGGCGCTCTACGTGCTGTGGTACTGCGGCCACAG GTACGAGTGGTGGTGGACTGCCGGCGTGCTGTCCTCGATGGGAAAGCGCTTCAGCTCGCTATTGCTAGTGTTACAAGTTGTATTCTGCCATCCGCCCGGACCCAACGATCCAAGAGCCCTTCCTGCTACTCCAATTAG ATTCCACTTCACGGAAGGCATGAAGAGCGGCGGGGGGCAAGAGAGCGAGGCCACCCTGGTGCAGATGCTAGCGAGCCTGGCGGAGGCGCTGGAGAGCCAGTACGGGCGCGTGTGCACGCGGCTCGCGCGCGCCTTCCGCCCCAAACCCGTGTCCTCCACTTCGGGGTGGAG ATGGCGACGGGCGTGCTGCATTCCACACATAATAACGTTTGAAATTAGCTTTACGTGCATTTTATTGGGGCTGTGTATTCTTGTGATATACCTCACCGACACGGATGCAGATGCAtc GAGGCGCGAGGTGCAGCAGTGGGCGATGGTGGCGGCGTGCGCGGTGGGCGGCGCGCTGGCGCTGGCCAACGCGTGCACGGCGGGGCGCGCGCTGGCCGCGCTGGCCGtgccgccgcgcgcgcgcctcgcccgccgcgcccgccgcgccgcgccgcacCACGCGCACGTGCTCGCGCTGCGCCCCGAGGTGCAGGCGCTCACGCACACG GTGTCATGTCTGGACGCATTCACCGGCCAGCAGACCCGTTTAGTGGTGGTAGTGGACGCCCTGGACAGCTGCGAGCAGGAGAAAGTGCTAGCTCTCCTAAACGCCGTGCATGCTCTTTGTTCGGACCCCAAGAGCCCTTTCATACTACTGCTGGCCATCGACCCGCATATTATAAGCAAG GTTGCTTGGATGGAG GCAGTAGAAATAAACAGCCGTCGCGCGCTCTCCGAGAGCAACATCGGCGGGTGGGACTACCTCCGCAACATGGTGCAGCTGCCGTTCTACCTCCAGAACTCCGCCCTGCGCAGGGTCAAGAGCGCTCAGCAGTCCGCCGCTAAAAGGATGCAGACTATCGCGGCTGACGACTTCTCTACGTCACTGCAGCGTTCC GTATCAGCGCGCCGCCTCTCATCGACGTCCGAGCTGATGTCGAGCCAGGAGCGCATCAAGACGCAAGCGACCAAGGACAGCGTGCGGCGGCTGCGGCCCTCCGAGTCGATCGCGTCGTCAGTCGCGTCCGGGCTGCACCGCGCGCCGGTCGCGCCGGCGGGTGCGGCGGACCTGGGCCGCGTGCTGCTCACCGATGATTACTTCAGCGACGTCAATCCGAGGAGCATGCGCCGGTTGATGAACGTTCTGTATGTTaccg ggcgcttattaaaagcatttcaaattgaattcaACTGGTACCAGTTAGCTTCGTGGGTGAATCTCACTGAGCAGTGGCCGTTCCGCACTTCGTGGATCATCTATCACCATGAGACATATGAAGAACATATAGATGACTCGACCTCTCTTAAACATCTTTATGATAA AGTTAAACCGCTAATGAGTGGGCTCCGTGAGGCCGGAACGCTGATGGAACTGGACCGAGACGAACGCAAGTTAGAGGTGTTCCTGAGCTTCCACCGCGCCACGCTCACCGCCGCAGACCTTAAGATATTCCTGCCCTTTACTATCAACCTGGACCCTTATATCAAGAAGGTTATTAAAG AGGAACACTTACAATCGGGCATAGAAGAAGATTTAGGTGCAGGTGGGGCCGCGCCCTACCACCCAGCGTCGCATAGCAGGCATCCACATTCCAAGCTTTTACAAAGGAAACAG AAAGTCCAGCCAGTGGCCCCAACGCTCCATCAACCAGCCCAGCAGTGGGCGACGTGGGTTCAAACCAGTGGAAACGCCTTGTCGCCCACGCAGGCCCCGCCCACACAATACCAGCAAAACCAGATGCCTGTTGTTGCTGCGAACCCGTTAGTCTTGCTCAAAACAGCTTTTCCGGGAATG GGCGAGGTGTCGAGCGTGCGGCTGTCGACGCTGACGGTGGAGCGCGTGTGCCGGCTGGTGCGCGACGCGCTGGGCGCGGGCGGCATGGCGGCGGCCACCGCGCTGCACTCGCACCGCGTGTGCGGCCTCGTGCTCGCCGTGTGCCGCCTGCAGGACCTCAAGCCG ATTCTAGATTTGCCGTTTGGCGATTGGGAACTGTTCAAAATGTTAGTAATGAATCTACGTGAACTGGAATCCACGCTGCCGACAACCACTCCAGCTGTAACAG tcatACCAGATAAGTTAGGCGATGCAGAAACAGACTCAGTGAAACCTAGACCAGTACTCGAACATCAAAGAAGCAGACAAACCAATGTGGAAAAAcag CCCTATGCGGAGTATCAG GTGACGCTCGAAGAGCAGATGATATGCGGCGCGCTGCAGACGCTGAACGAGGAGGCCATGGAGGACGTGCTGCACTCGGAGCCGTCGCACCCAGGTGAGCCGCACCTGCGCCCCATCCGCGAGCTGGCCGCGCGCGCCACCCCCGCTCCCTCGCGCACTTCCTCGCCCTCCACCTCCGCCTCGCGCTCCCCATCTCCCTCCCCCTCCCCCAGCCGCCCGGCCGCTTCCCCCGCGCGCACCCCGCGCAACTCCTCCGAGGAGGAGCTGCGCCGTGACGTCATCGTCAACATGACCGACGACGTGTTCCTCTGA